AAGTCGGCGGTGCATCACTGATCCGGGCGGGGGGAAGGTCAGGAGCAGCACGGCCACGCAGCGGCCGCGGTGCGACAGCGGAAATAAAGCGACCTGACAGGCCGGTGAGGACCGGTGAGGACCGTTGAGGGCCACCGGGGGCAGGCCGGTGCGCCGGGCGTGTCCCTCCCCCGTCGCGCGGCGCCGGCGTCAGCGTGTCAGGTAGTCGGCGAACGACGCCTGGAGCAGCGCACTGCCGTTCCGCTGGTGCACGGCGGCGCTGCGGGGCGAACGGTCGGTCATGCGACGCGCACGCTCGTCGTAGACCACCCAGCCGCGCCGGTCGACATACGAGAAGCCGTCGCCATGTGAGAACCATGCGAAGCCATCGTCGCCCGGCCGGAACAGGGACTGGCCCCAGCGGAAGCCAACCGGCGCCACACCCAGCGCGCCGAGCAGCGTGGGCGCGAGATCCACCGACGAGCCGATGCGGTGCACGACGGTGTCGCGGACGCGCAGCGCGCCGCCAAGCCAGAGCATCGGGATGTGGTGGCGCGCCACCAGGGATTCCTGCTCCGCGCCGGGCTGCTGTGGCAGGGGGCTGCCGTGATCGGCGATGAGCACGACCAGCGTGCTGTCCCACCAAGGCCGGCGCGATGCGCTGTCGAGGAAGGCGCCCACGCTGGCGTCGGTGTAGTGGTGCGCGTTGCGGAACTGGGTGGACTCATCATCCCCGGGGAAGACCGGTGGCACCGGGGTCTCGAACGGCTCATGGCTGCTCAGCGTGAAGACCGTGGAGAAGAAGGGTCGCGGTTCGGACGCCAGCTCGCGCAGTGCGCGCCCGAGTACCACGTGGTCGTGCGCCCCCCACTTGGAGTTCCGCTCCTGCGCGGTGAAGGCGTCGATGCCGGTGAGCCGGTCGAACCCGCCATGCAGCAGGTAGGCCTTCATGTTGGCGAAGGCGAGCTCCCCGCCGTAGTAGTACGACGTTCGATAGCCGGCGCCGCGCAGGGTCCGCCCGAGCTGCGGCAGCGCCGCCGCCTTCTGCGGCCGCGTCATGATCGCCTCGTTCGGCACCGAGGGAAAGCCGCTGAGGATCGACACCAGGCCCTGCGCACTGCGGTCACCGGAGGCGAACACCGAGTCGAAGAGGATGCCGGCGTGACTCCACCGATCGAACTGCGGCGTGACGTCGGCGCGCCCCCCGAGCCGGCCCACGACCTTGGCGGTGAAGCTCTCCCACACGATCAGGATGACGTTCGGGCGGGGGACGCGCAGCAGTGCCGTGCCCATGCCCGCCACCGGCGGCGGGTACAGGCTGTCCACGACCCACCGCGCATCGGCCTCCGGGAGCGCGGCGTACGGATTCGTGGTCGGAACCTTGCTGTCGGCGATCGTGGTCGACAGCAGCGTCCAGCCGGCGTTCTGCGCCGCCATGTTCGCGATCTCGGAGTGAGAGAACGCCACGGTGCTCTCGTTCAGCGGCGTCCACTGCCACCCGCCACGGATGGGCAGGACGAGCAGCAGGCCGGTCACGATCACCCCCAGGGTCACCGGCACGACCCGCAGGCCGCGCACAGGCGCCAGCCGGCGCACGGCGCCACGCGTGACCCGCAGGTGCAGCCAGAGCGTGAGCGGAAGCAGCATGGCGAGCAGCCACGCCAGTGGGCCGACGGCGGTGCTCGATGCCGAGGCATAGGCCTCGCGAGGTGAACCGAGGAAGGTCCACAGGCTGGCATCGATGCGGTGACGCCAGGCACCGAAGGTCCCGATGTCACTCAGCGTGATGATCGTCACGAACGCGGTCGAGAGCGTCGTGACCGCAGCCAGCAGCCACCGCGTGACCGCCGCAGGTGCCGCGACCGTCAACGAGAGCACCAGCCAGTGCAGCGCGGTGAGGTATGCGGCCGCAGAGAGGTCCATGCGCGCCCCGTGCAGGAAGCTCGCCGTCACCTGACCCTGCTCCGACGCGGGCACCAGCTGCCAGTGCCATGCCACGAAGAGCGCCCGCGCCAGCGTGAACCAGACCAGCCAGAAGAGTAGCGTGCGCAACAGTATCGACGTCCGCGTGCGCCATGCGGGCCCTGCCATGGCATCCGGGACTGCATCTGGGGTCATCGCGTTCAAGCACGCTGCAGGGTCAACACGTCAGCAATCGTCACCGTCGTGACGCGCTGGAGACACGATCAATACTCACGGTTCAGGCCGTGTTCCGCCACCATCGGACCCGTCGGAAACCGGCGTTCCGCAGCGCGCGATAGTCATCAGCGATCCGACCCGCGACATTCCCCCGGCCCGTTGCACCTGCCCTTTCCCGACCGCCGATGACTTCCCGCTCACCGCACCTGCCACGATCCACTCCCGCCGCCCCGCGCCCGCGCCCGGCGTGGCCCCGGATCCTCGCGCTGGGTGCCGTCCTGAGCGGATGCGCCGCCGTGCACCGCCCCGCCACCACGGTCCCGGCGCTGCTGCGCGATGCGGACGTCGCCCGCACCGCCGAGCACACGCTGCGCGACACGGTGGTCGCGCGGCTGGCGCGGCGCGCGGTCGCGAGCCCGGACCACTCCCTCGACATCCTGCTGCTGTCGGGCGGCGGGCAGAACGGCGCGTACGGCATCGGCTTCCTCCGCGGGTGGCGTGAGCGCACCGACACGCCGATGCCGAAGTTCGACCTGATCACGGCGATCAGCACCGGTGCCCTGCAGGCGCCGTTCGTGTTGATGGGCACGCCGGCGGCACTGGACACGATCACGATGTTGTACCGCCGCTCCGCCGACCGCATCGCCCCGTCCCTCGACTGGCTGTTCTGGCTCCGCAGGACCGGGGGCGTGGTGAACACGAAGCGCTACGATGCCAGCCTGCGCACCATCATCGACGGGGCGTTCCGTGACTCGTTGCGCGCGGCCTTCGCCGAGGACCGGCAGGTGGTGTTCGGCACGACGGACCTGGACCTCGGCATCGGGCGCGCGTGGGACCTGTCGGGCGCGCTGGCCGGTGATGCCGACACGGGGCTGGTGCGCACCCGGGCGCTGCTGAAGGCCGCATCGGCCATCCCGGGAATCTTCCCGCCGGTGGTGCACGACGGGCACGTGCACTCCGACGGCGGGATCGTGACCAACATCCTCCAGCTGCTCACGCTCGATGACTACGCCGCGATGGTGGCGCGCGTGCGCGCGGCCGGCGTGGCCGCGCCGGTGTCGGTCCGGCTCTGGGTGATCGTGAACGGCTGGACGCATGCTGCGCCGGTGGTGATGAACCCGGCCAGCCGCAGGCAGATCAACGGCCGGTGGGGTGGCGTGATGTTCTTCACGCACCAGCCGCAGGCCATCGAGGGGCTGGACAACCTCGCGCGCGCGGCATCGGCGGCGGTGCCGGGGCTGTCGATGCAGATGCGCTTCACGGCGATCCCCTCCGAGGTGGCGATCGACCCGCTCGCGAGCACACTGTTCAATGCATCGTTCATGGCGCAGCTCGAGGCCCTCGGCACGAGCCGCGCCCGCAGCACCAAGCCGTGGGACGTGATCGTCTCACCCTACACCCGCCCCGTTCCGGCCCTTCCGTGATCGTCCCGGCACTGCCCTCGACACGCCGCGTCGCGATCATCGCGACCGTGCTCCTCGCATTGCACCTCGGTGCGCCCGCTGCCGTCGCCGTGGCGCAGCGCGCCGCGCCGCCCCAGCGCATCACCGTC
This portion of the Gemmatimonadaceae bacterium genome encodes:
- a CDS encoding LTA synthase family protein — translated: MRTLLFWLVWFTLARALFVAWHWQLVPASEQGQVTASFLHGARMDLSAAAYLTALHWLVLSLTVAAPAAVTRWLLAAVTTLSTAFVTIITLSDIGTFGAWRHRIDASLWTFLGSPREAYASASSTAVGPLAWLLAMLLPLTLWLHLRVTRGAVRRLAPVRGLRVVPVTLGVIVTGLLLVLPIRGGWQWTPLNESTVAFSHSEIANMAAQNAGWTLLSTTIADSKVPTTNPYAALPEADARWVVDSLYPPPVAGMGTALLRVPRPNVILIVWESFTAKVVGRLGGRADVTPQFDRWSHAGILFDSVFASGDRSAQGLVSILSGFPSVPNEAIMTRPQKAAALPQLGRTLRGAGYRTSYYYGGELAFANMKAYLLHGGFDRLTGIDAFTAQERNSKWGAHDHVVLGRALRELASEPRPFFSTVFTLSSHEPFETPVPPVFPGDDESTQFRNAHHYTDASVGAFLDSASRRPWWDSTLVVLIADHGSPLPQQPGAEQESLVARHHIPMLWLGGALRVRDTVVHRIGSSVDLAPTLLGALGVAPVGFRWGQSLFRPGDDGFAWFSHGDGFSYVDRRGWVVYDERARRMTDRSPRSAAVHQRNGSALLQASFADYLTR
- a CDS encoding patatin-like phospholipase family protein: MHRPATTVPALLRDADVARTAEHTLRDTVVARLARRAVASPDHSLDILLLSGGGQNGAYGIGFLRGWRERTDTPMPKFDLITAISTGALQAPFVLMGTPAALDTITMLYRRSADRIAPSLDWLFWLRRTGGVVNTKRYDASLRTIIDGAFRDSLRAAFAEDRQVVFGTTDLDLGIGRAWDLSGALAGDADTGLVRTRALLKAASAIPGIFPPVVHDGHVHSDGGIVTNILQLLTLDDYAAMVARVRAAGVAAPVSVRLWVIVNGWTHAAPVVMNPASRRQINGRWGGVMFFTHQPQAIEGLDNLARAASAAVPGLSMQMRFTAIPSEVAIDPLASTLFNASFMAQLEALGTSRARSTKPWDVIVSPYTRPVPALP